ACTGGAGAATGTGGCTGATATTGTATTAGGAGAAGATCCTACTAAAATGTATGCTCTTATTTGTACACATTGTCATTATCACAATGGGATGATCCACCCTGACGACGAATTAAGCGAATATGTATGTTATAATTGTGGAACCAAAAATCAAAGGAAGAAAAAGACAaagtaaatattaatttaaaaacacatttttataataatttaaaattaaaaaacacatTATTAactaattaataataaacaaaattcattataaaattatatatcttttttattatcttttaattcattataaaattatatatcttttaaaattcatttcTTGGAATAAATATCTCTcttgtttaaaatattactacaattataaagaaaatttaaatctcaTCTTgcaattttataaacacaAAATCCtggaaatataaattttttatacccCCGTGTAAATGGAAGTCATCTTGAGAGTTTACAAAATTGGAAATCAAGAAATTCTCATGTTACTCAACAAACTTACAAACAAAAACTTCGAGGGAATTTGGCACACTTCAATCGAAGTATTCGGTAAAGAATACTTCTTCTCTCACGAAATTATAAGAGCCCAGCCGGGCTCAACAAAACacaaagatatttttaaaaaacatgtcATGGGCACAACTGTCATAACAGAAGAAGAATTCGAACTCTTTCttgaaaatcaaaatgaaTTATTCGGGTCAAATACTTACgacttattaaaaaataattgtaatCATTTTACAAATGTCTGTTTACAATTTCTAACTAATAAACAAAACCCAGAATACATCATGGAAGTACACGAGGCAGCACTAAAAAACGAatttatatcaaatttgGTAAAAATGgcatttcaaaatttaaacagattttaaaataaaaaaaaaaaaatttattttttatcaaatttggTAAAAATGgcatttcaaaatttaaacagattttaaaaaataaaaaaaaaaaaattattttttatcaaatttggTAAAAATGgcatttcaaaatttaaacagattttaaaaataaaaaaaaaaatttattttttatcaaatttggTAAAAATGgcatttcaaaatttaaacagattctaaaaaaaaaaaattattttttatcaaatttggTAAAAATGgcatttcaaaatttaaacagattttaaaaaataaaaaaaaaaaaaattattttttatttattttcttcttagATTGTTTTGGTCTGATTGGTATCTTGTCACAATAATCAAAAACTTCTTCTTTAGTCAATTTTCTAAGTTTTATCGTCGTATCTTCTTCATTGTATTCTTTACTATCAAAATCTTTAGCAAATTTAAGTCttaaaacattttcatTCTTGTCTACAAAAGCAGTGTCTTTTACAATCCTCTTGATTTCTGAAATATctaattctttattaatttcatatctaaataatttactAGCGTAATCTTCTTTCAAAGCTTTCTTGGCTTCagtcaattttttatctcctgtaattttgtctttttctgctaaaaaatctttctttttcattattGTCAAATAATAATCTCCAGATTTACTTCTTTTTACTGATTCATCAGTATCAACTTCATAATTACTAACTATCTGCATTTTCAAAGCTTCATTTACAGCTTCTTCATCTTTTAATTCAACGAAAACTGATCcactaaattttttatttttttcttttctcaTTCTAATAAGACGAGgatttaaatctttaagACATTTTACAATATCTTCTAACTTGCTATCTTTATTAAACccagaaataaataaacattttgaaTCAATGTCATTGtcacaaatataatttttaaattcttctgtttcgattttttttaaacaatcATCTTTATATTCGACAATATTACTATCAGAAATGGATTTGATTACTAATTCTTTATCGGCATTTAGTTCTcgcatttttttaaatgttaaaaTTGTGTCTATGGGAATATAACCATTATTTATTAGAGATTGTTGTTTCATAAAAGCGTCTACACGGAAATTGGCATCACTGAAATAAAATTCGACTTGTTTTTTGACTTTATCAAGAGACAtggggtaaaaaaaaatgaacatttttgaaaataattattataaaattgaattttaaacattttaggttgtcttctttatttaatatttaacattttattgGAAATGTCTTATGAAAAagtaaaagatttaatatttcttaaatgcctggtttaaaaatgtagttaataattttattggaAATGTCTTCGTCGTGGGCATCAAAACCAGACAATCATTTTTCGAAAAATAAGCGCCTTTGATTTGCTACTAAAActgttttaaaatcattaaaaatcttttttaaaaagtaatgaaatttttaacattttatttttcttcaatatatttgtaaatatctTCTTTAAGGATTTTGACTGAAGATCTAGGATATTGAAATTTTGGCACTTCATTTCTAACTCccacttttttataatttctaaacaTTTCTCTGCCTTCTTGACTTATAACACACACATCAATATTACTACCACTGTATAAATCATTCATAATCCCTGCTTCTATAGCAGCACAAGCAAGTTCCATAGCTTCTTCTCTGTTCATGTCTTTATATCCAGCTTCTAAAATTGATATAGCGGCCAAACTCCCAGAGCCCAAAGCAGTGTAAGACACGGAATTAGAAGAACCATGAGGGTAAACATCGTACAAATGGGCGCCTGTGTCGTCTACGCCTCCTACTACCAAAGCAGCAGAAATGTGCCCTTGGTAAGGATGAAGATGAAGTTGACAAGTTCTTACACAATGAGAAACACGAGGAAGTCGATTATAAGTCTTAGAAAAGATACTGAGTACCTTACTGGCCTTTCTTGTTACTCTTGTTATGTCTGCAGAGGTACCAGCTCCACAAGCCTGAATATTATCAGAAATGTAGTGGATCTTACTACAATTCTTATCTGCTACTATTGGGCCAGAAGTACTACGTGTATCGGCACAGATTACAACACCacctttatattttacacCAACTATTGTTGTACCAGTTTTAGTAAACATTTGgggatataaaaaaaagaagaaaaagatttagcataaacgaaaaaaaacgaaaagtgcaaaaaaagagaaaagaAATTCATTGATCTAAAAAAACAGATCCTAACAAATTTGCAAAAAACTAGCttaaactaatttttttattcctCGTCCGGGAATCGAACCCGGGCCCCCGGTGTGAAAGACCGATATCCTAACCACTGGACTAACAAGGATTGAATAAtccaaatatttttaaaaagaaagcGAAGATGATTCTAATTAGATAATTAATgagtaattttttataaaaaacatccCTTAGATAATTATGTCTGATGATTCTACTAGtctttcatttttaaatcttaatTGGTGTGAATCAAAACAAGACACGTCACTTATATATCCTTTTATACTAGAACCAACATTCACTAATAtgtatttagaaatatcttACAAATTAGAAGATTTAATCAAGAAAATCAAACTAATTAATTTcacttataaaataataaacgAAGATAATATAAGATTTGTAAACATTAATACCAAAGAAACAATCTTAGAACTCGGTGTATGcgaatatgaaaaaataaactttataaacatttacAGAATGAATTTGTTTATAGTTCTCAACAaacttaaatataaaaagaaaattactAGTAGAAATAACAAGTTATACAAAcagaatatagaaaaatcaactaatatacaaataaaaaatgaatacgaagaattaaaaaaagaaatttatgataaacaagtaaataataatataaactttatatttgtagAAAACGAGAATGATTTGTTTAGAGAACTgaaaaatatcttaaaatttttatctattgaaaaaaaatttacgcctaaaattaaaacttttaagaATGGTAGAGAAGCAGAATATATGgaatatataataagtCAAATACCAGGAATAGGGAAATGTGTGgccaaaaatattagtgAAAGGTTTCTAAGTCTGGCGAAATTGAATGCTTTTATTCAAGAACATCGGAATGAGTTGAGTGAAATGATAATAGAAGATAGTGAGAATAAGAAATGTAGAAAACTTGGAGAAGTACAAGCTGATAAAATCGTACGGATTTTTATGTCAGAAGATccaaatgaaaaaatagtaTAACGAgcatataaataattgtttatttgttaatttaaatctttttgatttatttttgtaatataagactctttattttattgtactcatatattgataatatagtaattatatctttaattatttaaagttttagTACATCTTTTTTGCGTATATAATTCGCATTACTTAAGaattattacatttttaatatatttgaatCATAACACGCTGTCTTAAACATAAGAATAAGTTTTATTAGGGTATGCTTATTGTAGTTTATACTTCCAATTTAACAAGGATGGGGCCACGTTAGCGTCTCCTGCTTGTAGGTAGCTTCCTGCTCCATAGTCCTTTCCACGTCGGCTTCGTTTCTCTCTTTTGGTAGTCCAGAAAAATGCTTTCTAGTGTGTTCATCTGAGTACGCTTCTACCTTCTTAGAAATTTCGAGTCTTGTGGTAGAAGATTTGTGAAACCCAGTCACTATACCGTCCCAAGTgattaataaagaattatatCTGTTTTAATCCATATATTCAGCTTAGTTCGTTCGCAAGATCATCATCTTTTCTTAACTTATCGTTTTCTACTTGCTAAAGGTTTTCTTGTGATGTGACACCTATTTCGATTATTCTGGTCAATTTGTTCTTTTTATCTACTACGACAATGTCCAGTTTATTCTTTTCTGCCTtaatataagaataaattaaatgacAAGTGTAATCAGAGTAAATTCTATAGCACAAAAACGgggtataattttttatacaacaattttataaccAAAAGATTGTgttaaatttcaaataaatttcgtCCATTATTTATGTAATTTGTGCcatttctaatataaatGACCTCATCTCGACTTGCATCTCAGGAAACATcgcatataaaaaatgaaagtTCCGTACGACTCCGTAgcataataaaattattttgtctcaactattaataaaaatccaaataaaaaagtataattttttaattataaaattttaaaactcAAAAAGCAAAACTTATGtgtaaattaaaagattttttaatagctttttaaaatgttaaaGGACGatataaatcatttaaaacaataattttttaatgttaagGAAATAATCTATATGTTATTATTTGCAtggcaaaaaaaatacaatccTCCTATTCGTAATGTTAAAATTCAGTATGCCTAAATTAGATGAAGGCTTAGTAAGTTTAAAAAGTTTGTTTAAAAAGCGTTTTTttggtttattataaattaaaatataattttaattaaataacgGCCATGTCAAATCCATCAATTTGACAATTCCCTCATCAACTTCTCTAAGCCTTTAAGATAAAATCTaagaaatttgataataaaaataaatagaagTCTTCtatcaataaaaatctaaattataaaataccTCGATTTTACCCTCATGATCATGTTaggatttttatttattagtttttCTAAAGCGCTGACTAAGTTATTCttcattaataaatcatttGATCAATATTCCGTCTATATTGCCGTAACTAATCCTACACGTGAAGAAGTAAAAAGAATGTATTTTTTCGTGGATGATGACGAATTCAAACAATGCTTATTGTCTGATGactttgaaaaaatgaattttgaCCTAAATCATGTTCCATTTTACCCGCTATCCCGTGAACAAATTTACGATGTACTAGCAAAGCAGTCAAAAATGAACCATTCCATAGgtaaaatgtttaataaTGCTTATCCTATGCTTACGTGGATGGAAGATTTTGTGTTATTTGAGACTACTGTGAAAATTGACTcacagaaaaaatattatataaaaagtattaatCATTTGCAAGCAGGTTCCTTTGATGTTTTATGGTCACAAAGTGATAGTTTCGAAATATCGGAAAATTATTTGGacatgaaaataaatttagacaAGTTTATTAGCACAACAGTTTtcgaaatttatttttattatcacTACCTCGTCTCTTTGCATCAGAAAGCCTTCTATTACTACACGACTAACACTTTAGCCCCAAAAGAAATAGACgattcaatttttaattatttagaagaagaaatagaGCCAGCTGACAATAACAAAACTTTTAAACCAAAGAATTACAACGTGAAAATATCATATCCAAATCGGAcagaagataaaaaatctataagAAGCCCAATTAACGACGAAAAAGAaccagaaaaaaaagacgAAAAGGATTTCGAAAAAAGTAACAAAGTGTTATTAATTACAATAGCAATTTTAGTATTATTGTTATGCTATTTGATTcgtaataaatttttttaatttttatagattgtATGTAATCTACATGTTTAACAAtagtaaatatattatgttgactatttatataaacCATAAActaacaattttaaaaatttttagattcaaaatattagtaTCATAACTTATggaatttttacattttcaaaaacaataattgGTCATACACGTTAGAAATTCTTAAATCTAGTACTTTTACAAAAAGTTAAAATcctataaaatatcttcatTAAAACTGTAATGATACTCAATATATATCTAAATGAAATTGTGTATGTGAAGCTTCGGaattcaaatattattgtacaaaaataaaaatcaaaaaagatttttgcAATATTGCgaaaaaaacaacataaatattaaaaaatatcaaaaaatatcaaaaaatttggTCAATGTTGACGCAATTTACACAAAaacaaatgaaaatattaaattacaaaagAATGATATGATTTACGTCACTGATACAATCATATATGCCGAAGAAAAATTAGTGTAGGCTTTtctttgttatttttatatttacaataacATCTACAGTATGtacttaataaattatactaTACAAATCATTAAACATATTGATCTAGCTCTAAATGTAAACTGTTTCAATCAAACCTTTTTTTGATGCATCACAAAAATCATACTTATACAGTCATTGAGTTcatgataaataaatattgttttggcttaattaattaaaactaGTTTTGcgaatttaattaatatttcgtttcatatgtaaaaacagaaaaaacAATAGCTATATTTAACTTTTGTATGAACAAAAAACATAGTGGCGATTGATACATGaattgtttgtttgtattGCGTCATATGTATTCATACAGagaatttatattcattttaaCATATACCCCATGATTTTCATACTTTATGTAATTTGCTATATTTGTGCTATTGCAGATCTTGATGAATCTGCCTTTGTTGAGAATAACGCAATTTGGACACGGGAAAAAGTTGACtctcaaaataaaaattctaataaCTATGGAGATGtgatttttaaagatcTACCTCGAGATACTCATCTCGATATTAATTTAgacaattataataaagtaGTTAGAGATTTTTTCTCAAATATTACTGAACATCccgatataaaaaagaagattgataatttattatctaaaaatcATGATATTGATAagagttttttattgtcgctttttaaacaatatCTACATGAGTTTAATTTTGGAAAAGTATATGATACAAAATGTTCAAAAGGGTTGTCTTTTTTCAAATCTTTGGCCAGTCGAAGCTACAAACTAATATTAAGATTATCAAGTATATTAGATAATGAAGAATATATTGGTATCAGGGACAATATTAAGTATCAGATATTTAATAGTGTAGATTTAATAATGGATGATAAATGTGAAAACAAAATCATACAATTATTCAATACTAAGAAATACAACAAGATTAGTTCACTGTTAGATAAAATGAATATCGAAGAACATTTTTTGCGAGAACAGAAAGCGTCAATACCATTTGCGCCATGGTTTAAGTTAAGACCAAAACCGACAACACCTAAGCCATTcgtaaattataaaaatccaAAAGTTTACGTGCACGGGGGAGTGTACTTATCATgcaaaaataagaattgtTCGCCCTCAAGAAATATGatcaattaaattataggtttaatttattttttattaaagttacgttgaaaaatatttttagggttgttaaatttttttttagtttattGTGCAATCTAtcatttttacataaataCATGCATGATAGTCGTTAATAGTTGAATTATTCCTATAATTTAAGGTTTAGATATCTTTTTAgttaaatagaaaaaatggattaaattttactataaatgtAATTATGAGCGTTTCGTCTTATCCTGACTTACGATATAAAAgtgcaaaaataaaaatattgcaTTGTTTTTAGtctaatattaatattgtggtaaaaaaatctagaGGTTGAATCTTAGATATAATAATCATCATGAATAGAATAGCAGAATCGAAACGTGCatttacaatttatttaatatactTATAGGTTCATAATATAATGATGATTGGGCGATAATATTGAAATCTATAATAACATTCACATTAACTTTGAACAATGCAGcctagaaaaaaaaagcttaagacttataaaaaaaagagcGTTTGAAGAACAAGGTCAACTAGATTATCATTTAACCCATATTAATATTACTCCTATAAGCCAAATCCTCGCTGTCAATGTTTACGTAATTGTATAAACGAATAGATACGACAATACATTTTCTCAAAAACGGTATATATGTTTAACAAAATCTGTTTACAAGCAGCTTCGTTGAAACCACAATGTATTTGAAAATTCCAACCTTATAAacttaaattaaatataggGTCTTAAATATGTAAACGATGTGATGTGAAAATTTATCAGTACTAAATCAATTACTGACGTCTTTGATCATTAAATATTCCGAAAACTAACTGTTAACAGTAAATTAATATCTATATTCTGTCTTAATTCTCGGGTGCCGCGtgtttttgattttaattcacaaaaaaattatattaatatacaACTTTATGATTCGTTAGAAAAAGTTTACATTTAATTAACTTTACATAAACCATGGATtcaagataaaaaagacatctataaaaataccaTGTGCGTTTAAACAATTAATGTATTTAGATAATGTAGGATTTATAAtccttaataaataaattgttaGCATAATGTAAATTAGGTTCTGTGATGTACATTGCTACATCACATGAGCAGATGTCAAATATGTCATCTGTCACCGATGTCCAAAGACATGTCAAGCATTTCAAGTTACATGTCAAGATGAGTCacacaaacaaacaaacaaacgaAAGTTTCATGGTCGTTACTACATTCGTAAGTACGCCAATGTTTGTAGTTTAGTGTTGACAAGaatctttaaattaaaaataaactataaaagaaagtcTGTCTGTGAAGGGTATGGAATATATAGAATCCAAGAGAGAGACTAAAACCATcaataaacatatttacattaaaaactatttagagagatattataaaaatggcCATGTACCCCGGATACATGACATAATTGAATTCAATTCCCACAAAGTATCAAAAGGGGACAACAACGCAGTAATTAAAGAAGCGTTAGAATTTAAGTATACGATCGAAGAGATCGATTtagaagtaaaaaaaaacttaagtataataaaaaacataaaagaatttaatgAAATGGAGCTAGATACATGGTTTGAGGATTTCAACCAAATCAgcagaaataaaaaatgggattttaaaaaagaaaaaatcgCCTTAGGAGAATTAGTGCGAGATCCCACATTGCAACAAATATTTGGATTACcagatttagaaaaaataagaagatatattgaaaaaaatgtaagtCAAAGATCAAGTCCTGAGATGCTACATTTAAAGCTACAGGCATgtaaacaaattaatttcagatacattaaagaatatttgtTTGAAATAAAGAATCTAGTAGATCAGTATGCTAGACTAGAAAACTTAACGAGAAAAGAATACGAAAGAAAGTTAAGAGAGAGTTTTTTCTTGGGATTAGGTTTTTCCACTCGTCTTAAGATATTAGAGCTTGGAAAAAATAACGTCGAAGAAACCATGACGTATTTAGAAACAGTGGAAGAGTGTTTGATTTTTGAAGGAAAAAGGCGTGAAATAACATATGAATCAGTTCATAATGATAGATTCAAGTTTGAGACCGAAAAGGACGGTTACAAGAACAATAAATGGTGCCGCCTCCATAAAAACAGTACGCACAATACAGAGGATTGCTTTAGACTAAACAATACCTCAGAGCAGcttaagaaaaatttagaaaacataaaaatgtcGAATATTGTTccagaaaaattatttacaattagagaaataaagaaaaataacataCCAGAAGAGGTAGTATTTAATAGAGAAAATAAAGTCGAGaacattaaaataaaaaatcaagaagtaactaataaagaaaattcaaAAGAAGTGAAAACAAAACATGAAACATCGAAAAATGATGAAATAATAGCGAAAACGCTTAGCCATGAGAAACTACAGAATGTAGTTGgaacaaatatattaaaagagaAGGATTTAATTGTCAAAAGAAATACAGATATTGACAAGAAGCTTAACAATCCgatgaaaaatatagaaaaagaaaataaaaaagatgataataaaagaaatcgaggtaataaattaataaaaataaaataccgtgataaatataaacaaaagaagacatataaaataagaaagaaaaaaaatgaaatattagaaaGTATAAACACGAAGAAAAAGCAAAAAATGTTAAGTAGTGTTATAGATAAAGCAATAGTAGACCCGCCGAATATAATATCTAAACATGAAGGGTGGTCAGCAACATGCAACAATGAATGGagaactttaaaaaatttaaagctTTAGGAGAGGGCAGAATGTGATGTACATTGCTACATCACATGAGCAGATGTCAAATATGTCATCTGTCACCGATGTCCAAAGACATGTCAAGCATTTCAAGTTACATGTCAAGATGAGTCacacaaacaaacaaacaaacgaAAGTTGCATGGTCGTTACTACATTCGTAAGTACGCCAATGTTTGTAGTTTAGTGTTGACAAGaatctttaaattaaaaataaactataaaagaaagtcTGTCTGTGAAGGGTATGGAATATATAGAATCCAAGAGAGAGAGACTAAAACCATcaataaacatatttacattaaaaactatttagagagatattataaaaatggcCATGTACCCCGGATACATGACAGGTTCTATTGCCgaatacaaataatttattattttataagatataataaaaaagtttaaacaGGATTGCagagttttttaaaaacgaattaaaagaaacaagGAGTGGTGGGATGCATATTGGCATTGAAATAATACGGTATGTATAACAAGTTTGCAGttacaaatatttgtttatctACAGTTACttgatataataaaatcaaaattttcaacCAAGTCAAAGTTTTCAAGAGCTTTTTTGTGGATAAAATTCAAGATATATACATCTTTCATATTGTTTTACTTCAATAGTATtctattttgattttctatGCATGATCAAAGAGGAGAAgaatga
The genomic region above belongs to Vairimorpha necatrix chromosome 3, complete sequence and contains:
- a CDS encoding PPPDE domain-containing protein, with the protein product MEVILRVYKIGNQEILMLLNKLTNKNFEGIWHTSIEVFGKEYFFSHEIIRAQPGSTKHKDIFKKHVMGTTVITEEEFELFLENQNELFGSNTYDLLKNNCNHFTNVCLQFLTNKQNPEYIMEVHEAALKNEFISNLVKMAFQNLNRF
- a CDS encoding Lupus La protein; the protein is MSLDKVKKQVEFYFSDANFRVDAFMKQQSLINNGYIPIDTILTFKKMRELNADKELVIKSISDSNIVEYKDDCLKKIETEEFKNYICDNDIDSKCLFISGFNKDSKLEDIVKCLKDLNPRLIRMRKEKNKKFSGSVFVELKDEEAVNEALKMQIVSNYEVDTDESVKRSKSGDYYLTIMKKKDFLAEKDKITGDKKLTEAKKALKEDYASKLFRYEINKELDISEIKRIVKDTAFVDKNENVLRLKFAKDFDSKEYNEEDTTIKLRKLTKEEVFDYCDKIPIRPKQSKKKINKK
- a CDS encoding proteasome subunit PSB2 (PSB2), with the protein product MFTKTGTTIVGVKYKGGVVICADTRSTSGPIVADKNCSKIHYISDNIQACGAGTSADITRVTRKASKVLSIFSKTYNRLPRVSHCVRTCQLHLHPYQGHISAALVVGGVDDTGAHLYDVYPHGSSNSVSYTALGSGSLAAISILEAGYKDMNREEAMELACAAIEAGIMNDLYSGSNIDVCVISQEGREMFRNYKKVGVRNEVPKFQYPRSSVKILKEDIYKYIEEK
- a CDS encoding crossover junction endonuclease EME1, coding for MSDDSTSLSFLNLNWCESKQDTSLIYPFILEPTFTNMYLEISYKLEDLIKKIKLINFTYKIINEDNIRFVNINTKETILELGVCEYEKINFINIYRMNLFIVLNKLKYKKKITSRNNKLYKQNIEKSTNIQIKNEYEELKKEIYDKQVNNNINFIFVENENDLFRELKNILKFLSIEKKFTPKIKTFKNGREAEYMEYIISQIPGIGKCVAKNISERFLSLAKLNAFIQEHRNELSEMIIEDSENKKCRKLGEVQADKIVRIFMSEDPNEKIV
- a CDS encoding putative SP-containing membrane protein, which encodes MIMLGFLFISFSKALTKLFFINKSFDQYSVYIAVTNPTREEVKRMYFFVDDDEFKQCLLSDDFEKMNFDLNHVPFYPLSREQIYDVLAKQSKMNHSIGKMFNNAYPMLTWMEDFVLFETTVKIDSQKKYYIKSINHLQAGSFDVLWSQSDSFEISENYLDMKINLDKFISTTVFEIYFYYHYLVSLHQKAFYYYTTNTLAPKEIDDSIFNYLEEEIEPADNNKTFKPKNYNVKISYPNRTEDKKSIRSPINDEKEPEKKDEKDFEKSNKVLLITIAILVLLLCYLIRNKFF
- a CDS encoding putative SP-containing protein, giving the protein MIFILYVICYICAIADLDESAFVENNAIWTREKVDSQNKNSNNYGDVIFKDLPRDTHLDINLDNYNKVVRDFFSNITEHPDIKKKIDNLLSKNHDIDKSFLLSLFKQYLHEFNFGKVYDTKCSKGLSFFKSLASRSYKLILRLSSILDNEEYIGIRDNIKYQIFNSVDLIMDDKCENKIIQLFNTKKYNKISSLLDKMNIEEHFLREQKASIPFAPWFKLRPKPTTPKPFVNYKNPKVYVHGGVYLSCKNKNCSPSRNMIN